A stretch of the Leptolyngbya sp. FACHB-261 genome encodes the following:
- a CDS encoding OmpA family protein, producing the protein MKRIYFPLAVACIGSALTLAAWADSPPSQPPLRVVVNSNQDGPVQANDALTLREAIEIVNGTLAVEQLSAAEKTQVQPLESGVNFNGNSNGNSGEVGGRIEFSLPPDQTTIQLTEVLPELDQPGLVVDGTTQPGYDATKSATAEIAIPIPVVALTPAAEAEVFRGLSVVADNITIRGLSLYGFTSRHRDTESTPPADIFIAHRLPPPNTSQQQPPNDDAPFYERDRPPQNVLIENNWLGIRPDGSMPEKTSAFGVSVFNSSGTQIRRNRIADHEGSAIITSVRADNLRVSENIIVGNGIAGMPDAIRLEGVVDGSQLTGNLICGNDGSGVFLFKPQGSVQIRENRITFNGRRLRRAAVYLMGNDHQVVNNQISDQVGPGVVVAAYPQSERNLIQANRFSALEGLSIDLVAQFNTEVQAYQRGDGPNPRRNSPNRRKDTGNAAINAPQFLAREFLKIGSAPLQVQGTADPGSQVELYRVLESANSYAPLSEPLATAVADAQGRFSATLPLQAGDRFSAVATDPRYGTSEPAPYSSVGAIGTAGSAEANVNVAPAQPSQSRPVLPQCTTPPAPPTAAPPELPPAPVEIRVPRNVHFALDQATISPVTAQVLDRIAAVLRDNPTILVELQGHTDPRASYAYNLDLSNRRALAVRNYLLRQGITPERMTIRALGESQLLNRGTNRVDYARNRRVEFLFRDFRGIEPIVQEEDLQIEPAGSR; encoded by the coding sequence ATGAAGCGCATCTACTTTCCCCTCGCGGTTGCCTGCATTGGCTCGGCTTTAACGCTTGCAGCCTGGGCAGATTCTCCACCGTCGCAGCCACCCTTACGAGTCGTTGTCAATAGCAATCAGGATGGCCCAGTCCAAGCTAATGATGCACTCACCTTGCGTGAAGCGATCGAGATTGTGAATGGCACCCTGGCCGTAGAACAATTAAGTGCAGCAGAAAAAACGCAGGTCCAACCGCTCGAATCGGGTGTCAATTTCAATGGCAATTCCAATGGCAATTCGGGTGAGGTGGGCGGGCGTATCGAATTCAGCTTGCCACCCGACCAAACCACAATCCAGCTCACCGAGGTTTTGCCTGAGCTTGACCAACCCGGACTCGTAGTTGATGGCACCACCCAACCGGGCTACGACGCTACAAAGTCTGCCACGGCTGAAATCGCCATTCCCATTCCAGTCGTCGCTCTGACTCCCGCAGCAGAAGCCGAAGTGTTTCGAGGGCTCAGCGTTGTCGCTGATAACATCACGATTCGCGGCTTGAGTCTGTACGGATTTACTTCTCGCCACCGCGACACCGAGAGCACGCCACCCGCTGATATTTTTATTGCCCATCGCCTGCCACCGCCCAACACAAGCCAACAGCAACCGCCCAATGACGACGCTCCCTTTTATGAGCGCGACCGTCCGCCACAGAATGTGTTGATTGAGAATAACTGGCTGGGTATTCGTCCAGATGGCAGCATGCCGGAGAAAACTTCGGCCTTCGGCGTTTCGGTGTTCAATAGCTCGGGCACCCAAATCCGCCGCAATCGCATCGCTGACCATGAGGGCAGCGCCATTATTACCTCGGTGCGCGCTGATAACTTACGGGTTAGCGAAAACATCATCGTCGGCAATGGCATCGCTGGCATGCCTGATGCTATTCGCTTAGAAGGTGTGGTTGATGGCTCCCAGCTGACTGGCAATTTGATTTGCGGCAACGATGGCAGCGGCGTGTTTCTGTTCAAACCGCAGGGCTCGGTGCAGATCCGTGAGAACCGCATCACCTTCAATGGCAGACGCTTGCGCCGAGCCGCAGTTTATCTAATGGGCAACGATCATCAAGTTGTCAATAACCAGATCAGTGACCAAGTCGGTCCGGGGGTTGTTGTAGCCGCCTATCCCCAGAGCGAACGCAATCTCATTCAAGCCAACCGTTTTTCGGCCTTGGAAGGGCTCAGCATTGACTTGGTCGCGCAATTCAATACCGAGGTGCAGGCTTACCAACGCGGGGATGGTCCCAATCCACGCCGCAATAGCCCTAATCGACGCAAGGACACAGGTAATGCCGCGATCAACGCGCCGCAGTTTCTGGCCCGCGAATTCCTGAAGATCGGATCTGCCCCCCTCCAAGTGCAGGGGACTGCCGATCCAGGCTCTCAAGTCGAGCTTTACCGGGTGCTTGAGTCGGCCAATTCCTATGCGCCTCTGAGCGAACCTCTAGCAACCGCAGTTGCCGATGCCCAAGGGCGCTTTAGTGCCACGCTGCCACTGCAGGCCGGGGACCGCTTCAGCGCTGTGGCTACCGATCCTCGCTATGGCACCTCTGAACCTGCCCCCTATTCCTCAGTTGGTGCCATTGGTACAGCAGGTAGCGCAGAAGCCAATGTCAATGTGGCCCCTGCTCAGCCAAGCCAGTCCAGGCCGGTTCTCCCGCAGTGCACAACCCCGCCAGCCCCACCAACAGCGGCTCCTCCTGAGCTACCGCCCGCGCCCGTAGAGATCCGTGTGCCCCGCAATGTCCACTTCGCGCTTGATCAGGCCACGATCAGTCCTGTTACAGCCCAGGTGCTCGACCGGATTGCTGCTGTTCTGCGCGATAACCCCACCATCCTGGTTGAGTTGCAAGGCCATACCGATCCTAGAGCCAGCTATGCCTACAACCTTGATTTGTCTAACCGTCGAGCCTTAGCTGTGAGAAACTATCTGCTGCGTCAGGGCATCACCCCAGAACGCATGACCATCCGGGCGTTGGGCGAATCGCAATTGCTCAACCGAGGGACCAACCGGGTGGACTATGCCCGTAACCGACGCGTCGAATTCTTATTCCGAGACTTTAGGGGCATCGAGCCCATTGTTCAAGAAGAAGATTTGCAGATAGAACCAGCGGGCTCTCGCTAG
- a CDS encoding DUF11 domain-containing protein, whose protein sequence is MNSFLQPFFIVAGFRLRHLSWIGSLLLVAWAWSQWAQPAQAEGSREIVSGGGARPLTEWRPREPTSGVPRRTILQVFAQAGEVINLGSSAVGIGNGGNAVVFAPSTSFDNAQVVLDCRRQQPGQGLITSRAQELAGPLPAAGGYTPCTYTAPTAGIYQVAFYGPAGPNAVGNGTPTRQINDVPGNFNTSQRNGVALWDITVFSNGTPRPGRVFSNYLALYTGANGPGAQINSNLFIQTRDGFTYRVNTNNLDPDGAIFFSNNRGFIDANNNGLYRSINLDAPAGATFQSPAAPDQPGNATNKIFFNQPDPLAVAAINGFSTFPILPLAPTNFLFRGIEGTPGQTGSVPLRGTFSFLNPNPTPGSYTISIDINRNGSYRDPIDRILTGTAQPGNILVEWDGRDGQGNPVPAGTAGFGAQVTINAGEAHFPLLDSEGSGGLIIQRTSPLGADADRVYYNDAGLATGGGPPNPLSLLQGGNSSSGNVHAYGNGTGEGFGDRKGIDTWTYLPSTPIPLQGNLVIAAADLVISKTHSPNPVTVGTNITYTITVRNNGPSNVNGVTVTDTIPPEVTGVRLVSCTPQGPQGSAACLNATINGNTLNSTVRLNNGSAVVYTITGLVSAIPSSGRLINTATVQRPNDVADPVDQDNSGGTNRTESAIDEAVVIASPVSPTGLKSVRLFTDVDNSGSLTTGDIVEYTVVYINTTNTAVNNVLITDPLNTNLLQFVAGSYSYEAFGTGTTVQANANYNGTSDPNLTSPSTRGTLAAGGGRVVIRFRAVVTAGSGVQVINQASATSDGPVSPSLTDALTNTGDIAQLLDDGINQGNLPGTGDDDPTLLVVAAPGPPRFRLVKRVTAVFRENRRIAFNGLNEDASDPDDNAPGWSQLPTPGLAGAFSVGDANSLSSGDQIEYTIYFLSDGASPSPGVNLCDPIPTGTTYLTNGPAGGEIQLNRAGTNTVLTSNADSDAGRFVPRLNPVGSPCPNSNNPNGAILVNLGDVPNQGGANFGFIRFRVRVD, encoded by the coding sequence GTGAACTCGTTTCTCCAACCTTTCTTCATCGTCGCTGGCTTTCGGCTTCGCCATCTGAGCTGGATAGGCAGTCTGCTGCTGGTGGCGTGGGCTTGGAGCCAATGGGCTCAACCCGCCCAGGCCGAAGGCAGTCGGGAAATTGTTTCGGGAGGAGGGGCTAGGCCTTTGACCGAATGGCGTCCTAGAGAACCGACGTCTGGTGTGCCCCGGCGGACGATTCTGCAAGTTTTTGCGCAAGCTGGAGAAGTCATCAATCTAGGTTCCAGTGCCGTGGGCATTGGCAATGGTGGCAACGCGGTCGTATTTGCCCCCAGTACCAGCTTCGATAACGCTCAAGTGGTTCTAGACTGCCGACGTCAGCAGCCGGGACAGGGCCTGATCACCAGTCGCGCTCAAGAACTGGCCGGTCCCCTACCCGCAGCTGGCGGCTATACTCCCTGCACTTACACGGCTCCGACGGCTGGCATCTACCAGGTTGCCTTTTATGGTCCTGCCGGACCGAATGCGGTCGGCAATGGGACTCCTACTCGGCAAATCAATGACGTTCCTGGCAACTTCAACACCAGCCAGCGCAATGGCGTTGCTTTATGGGACATCACAGTTTTTAGTAATGGCACGCCTCGGCCAGGCCGTGTCTTCTCTAACTACCTGGCGCTTTACACCGGTGCCAACGGACCAGGGGCTCAGATTAACTCCAACCTGTTCATTCAAACCAGGGATGGCTTTACTTACCGGGTCAATACCAATAACCTCGACCCGGATGGGGCCATTTTCTTCTCAAACAACCGGGGCTTCATTGATGCCAATAACAACGGTTTGTACCGCTCGATCAATTTAGATGCTCCAGCTGGGGCAACTTTCCAAAGCCCAGCAGCCCCGGATCAGCCGGGCAACGCGACGAACAAAATTTTCTTTAATCAACCCGATCCACTAGCTGTTGCCGCGATCAACGGGTTTTCAACTTTTCCAATCCTCCCTTTAGCCCCTACAAACTTTTTGTTTAGAGGCATTGAGGGCACCCCAGGACAGACTGGTAGTGTGCCACTACGGGGCACCTTTAGCTTCCTGAACCCCAACCCCACACCGGGAAGCTACACGATCAGCATCGATATCAATCGCAATGGTTCCTATCGCGATCCAATTGATCGAATTTTGACTGGCACCGCCCAACCAGGCAACATCTTAGTGGAATGGGATGGGCGAGATGGACAGGGCAACCCAGTCCCAGCAGGCACAGCAGGTTTCGGTGCCCAGGTCACGATCAATGCTGGGGAAGCCCACTTTCCCCTCCTCGACTCTGAGGGGTCTGGAGGCCTGATTATTCAGCGGACCAGCCCTCTAGGAGCGGATGCCGACCGGGTTTACTACAATGACGCGGGGTTGGCAACCGGAGGTGGCCCGCCCAATCCGCTAAGCCTATTGCAGGGCGGCAACAGTTCAAGCGGCAATGTTCACGCCTATGGCAATGGCACAGGGGAGGGCTTTGGCGATCGTAAAGGCATTGACACCTGGACTTACCTACCTTCTACGCCAATTCCTTTACAGGGCAACTTGGTAATTGCAGCGGCTGACTTGGTTATCAGCAAGACTCACAGTCCAAACCCAGTGACCGTTGGCACCAATATCACCTACACGATCACGGTTAGGAACAATGGCCCCAGTAATGTCAATGGCGTGACCGTTACTGACACCATTCCACCGGAAGTGACAGGGGTGCGCCTAGTATCTTGCACACCCCAAGGTCCTCAGGGCAGCGCCGCCTGTTTGAACGCCACGATTAATGGCAATACGCTTAATTCCACAGTCCGACTCAACAACGGCAGTGCTGTTGTTTACACAATTACCGGCTTGGTCTCTGCTATTCCCAGTTCTGGCCGCCTTATCAACACGGCCACTGTGCAGCGCCCTAACGACGTAGCTGACCCAGTGGATCAGGACAACAGCGGCGGCACTAACCGCACAGAAAGTGCAATTGACGAGGCGGTGGTTATTGCCAGCCCAGTGTCACCAACCGGGCTCAAATCAGTACGCTTGTTTACTGATGTTGATAACAGTGGCTCTCTGACCACTGGCGACATCGTGGAGTACACCGTCGTCTACATCAACACCACCAACACCGCAGTCAACAATGTCCTGATCACTGATCCCTTAAACACGAATCTCTTGCAGTTTGTGGCTGGAAGCTACAGCTATGAGGCCTTTGGCACGGGTACCACAGTGCAGGCGAATGCCAACTACAACGGCACTAGCGACCCCAACCTCACCAGTCCAAGCACACGTGGCACTTTGGCGGCAGGTGGCGGACGGGTGGTGATTCGCTTCCGGGCAGTGGTCACCGCTGGCTCAGGTGTCCAAGTGATCAACCAGGCCAGCGCGACTTCCGATGGACCGGTTAGCCCCTCCTTAACTGATGCTTTAACCAACACGGGTGACATTGCTCAGCTCTTGGATGACGGTATTAACCAGGGCAACTTGCCCGGCACCGGCGATGATGACCCCACGTTGCTAGTGGTGGCTGCACCTGGGCCGCCCCGTTTCCGCCTGGTGAAGCGGGTGACTGCTGTCTTTCGTGAGAATCGTCGGATTGCTTTTAACGGGCTCAACGAGGATGCCTCTGACCCTGATGACAACGCGCCAGGCTGGTCGCAACTGCCAACCCCAGGTTTAGCCGGAGCATTCTCGGTCGGAGATGCTAATTCCCTCAGCTCTGGCGATCAGATTGAGTACACAATCTATTTCCTCTCAGATGGGGCTAGCCCATCGCCAGGGGTGAATCTATGCGATCCCATTCCTACAGGCACGACCTATCTCACCAATGGACCTGCCGGTGGTGAAATTCAATTGAATCGAGCTGGGACCAATACAGTACTGACCAGCAATGCTGACAGCGACGCAGGCCGCTTTGTGCCTCGTCTCAACCCGGTAGGATCCCCCTGTCCCAACAGCAACAACCCCAACGGCGCAATTTTAGTAAACCTGGGTGATGTTCCTAACCAGGGTGGAGCAAACTTCGGCTTTATTCGCTTCCGCGTCAGAGTTGATTAA
- a CDS encoding peptidylprolyl isomerase has product METQPSLIVDEQAISLRQALKYLQAAGKLGPVIGDILRQHVLEQELKARADLAPSDTSLEQAVIDFRLEQDLNEPDRFQAWLTDNGLEEAEFRQQIAFDLQLDQLKVQVTADLLPEYFVARQLFLDQVVLSRIIVNNRELAEELRRQLEAGARFEQLALDHSLSDDAVTNGMMGPVSRGALPDEFRALVDAAEPGTILGPIELEGDWGLFRVERFLPASLADPQLQQALENELFEQWLAEKLQNLAVKFQIDE; this is encoded by the coding sequence ATGGAGACTCAACCATCTCTGATCGTTGATGAGCAGGCTATCAGCTTGAGACAGGCCCTCAAGTATTTGCAAGCAGCTGGCAAATTAGGTCCTGTCATTGGTGACATTCTGCGTCAACATGTTCTGGAGCAGGAACTGAAAGCGCGAGCAGATTTAGCACCCAGCGATACCAGTCTAGAGCAGGCGGTGATTGACTTCCGGCTGGAGCAAGACCTGAACGAACCAGATCGCTTCCAGGCTTGGCTAACGGATAATGGCCTGGAAGAAGCAGAGTTTCGTCAGCAAATTGCTTTTGACCTCCAACTCGACCAACTCAAAGTGCAGGTCACCGCAGACTTATTGCCAGAGTATTTTGTGGCTCGCCAGCTGTTTTTAGATCAGGTCGTGCTTTCGCGCATTATCGTCAATAATCGCGAATTGGCTGAAGAATTACGTCGCCAACTTGAGGCAGGAGCTCGATTTGAACAGCTCGCTCTAGACCATTCGCTTAGCGATGACGCAGTGACCAATGGCATGATGGGACCGGTCAGCCGAGGGGCTTTACCGGATGAGTTTCGAGCTTTAGTAGATGCGGCTGAACCCGGAACAATCCTTGGTCCTATAGAGCTTGAAGGAGATTGGGGATTGTTTCGAGTCGAGCGCTTTTTGCCTGCCTCCTTAGCCGATCCTCAACTGCAACAGGCTCTAGAAAATGAATTGTTTGAGCAATGGTTGGCTGAGAAACTACAAAATCTGGCAGTCAAATTTCAAATCGATGAGTGA
- a CDS encoding NAD(P)-dependent oxidoreductase, with protein MPERDTTPTRIADEPKRVFVTGASGCVGHYLAECLIQETDYDLFFLVRNPAKLRVDCNARPGITVLEGDLHQIEQFGSFLKTIDYVIHTATAWGGAQEVFDINVVKTLRLFELLDPQRCEKIIYFSTASLLDRNNKLLPAAGQIGNDYMRTKYTCLSRLSSLPIASRITTVFPTMLFGGEGNKPYSHISAGIPEVLRWIGLIRFLKMDASFHFVHAQDVARIVTHLLSLPQTEHEQWLTLGSDRTSLNGCIEEICAYLGKRVYLRVDLTPALINLIIVLFRIQVGPWERFCLDYRHFTYKVVSPASFGLPTYCGSITDLLKIHRIPPARRLH; from the coding sequence ATGCCAGAGCGCGACACAACCCCGACTCGAATAGCTGACGAGCCCAAGCGCGTTTTTGTGACTGGAGCCAGTGGCTGTGTCGGCCACTACTTGGCGGAGTGCCTGATCCAGGAGACTGATTACGATCTGTTCTTCCTGGTTCGTAATCCGGCTAAGTTGCGAGTAGATTGCAACGCCCGTCCGGGGATCACGGTGCTGGAGGGCGATCTGCATCAGATTGAGCAGTTCGGCTCTTTCCTGAAGACGATAGATTATGTGATTCATACAGCCACAGCTTGGGGAGGGGCGCAAGAAGTTTTCGACATCAATGTGGTCAAAACCTTGCGCCTGTTCGAGCTACTCGACCCTCAACGCTGCGAGAAAATTATCTATTTCTCGACGGCGAGCCTATTGGATCGCAACAACAAACTGCTCCCGGCAGCAGGGCAGATTGGCAACGATTACATGCGCACCAAATACACCTGTTTGAGCCGTTTGTCGTCGCTGCCGATCGCCTCACGAATCACCACAGTATTTCCCACGATGCTATTTGGGGGTGAGGGCAACAAACCTTATTCCCACATTTCTGCTGGTATCCCCGAAGTGTTGCGCTGGATCGGGTTGATTCGCTTCCTTAAAATGGATGCGAGCTTTCACTTTGTGCATGCTCAGGATGTTGCCCGCATCGTGACTCATTTGTTGAGTCTGCCGCAGACAGAGCACGAGCAATGGCTTACCTTAGGCAGCGACCGTACTTCTCTCAATGGCTGTATTGAAGAGATCTGTGCCTATTTGGGCAAACGGGTTTATTTACGCGTAGATCTCACACCCGCTTTGATCAATCTAATTATCGTTCTGTTTCGGATTCAGGTTGGTCCCTGGGAACGTTTCTGTTTGGACTATCGCCACTTTACTTATAAGGTGGTCAGTCCGGCTAGTTTTGGCTTACCCACCTACTGTGGCTCCATCACTGACTTACTGAAGATTCACCGAATTCCACCTGCTCGTCGCCTGCATTAG
- the hemE gene encoding uroporphyrinogen decarboxylase, with amino-acid sequence MVNDRLLRAARGEALDRPPVWMMRQAGRFMKVYRELRQKYPSFRERSENPDLAVEISLQPFRAFKPDGVIMFSDILTPLPGMGIPFDIVESKGPMFEDPIRTRAQIEALTPLDPEASLPFVRKILSTLRQEVDGQATVLGFVGAPWTLAAYAVEGKSSKDYSIVKGMAFREPELLHQLLSKLADAIATYVKYQIDCGAQVVQLFDSWAGRLNPIDYETFALPYEQQIVRQVKATHPDTPLILYINDSAGILDRMPKSGVDIISVDWTLDMAEARQRLGKVAVQGNLDPCVLYGTKELIRERTLDVIRKAGNRGHIMNLGHGILPTTPEENAAFFFETVKQADHLLAAHP; translated from the coding sequence ATGGTGAACGACCGGCTATTGCGAGCAGCACGGGGGGAGGCCCTCGATCGGCCCCCTGTGTGGATGATGCGGCAGGCAGGTCGCTTCATGAAGGTCTATCGAGAACTACGGCAGAAGTATCCGTCTTTCCGGGAACGCTCGGAGAATCCTGACCTGGCGGTTGAAATCTCGTTGCAACCCTTTCGCGCCTTCAAGCCCGATGGCGTGATCATGTTCTCCGATATCCTCACGCCATTACCAGGCATGGGTATTCCCTTCGACATCGTCGAGAGCAAGGGGCCCATGTTTGAAGACCCGATCCGGACTCGAGCCCAGATCGAGGCATTGACACCGCTAGATCCTGAAGCCTCACTCCCCTTCGTGCGCAAAATTCTGAGCACGCTGCGTCAGGAAGTGGATGGTCAGGCTACTGTGTTGGGCTTTGTTGGTGCTCCCTGGACCCTGGCTGCCTACGCCGTTGAGGGCAAAAGCTCCAAGGATTACAGCATTGTCAAGGGCATGGCGTTCCGTGAGCCTGAACTGCTGCATCAGTTGCTCAGCAAGCTGGCTGACGCGATTGCCACTTACGTCAAGTACCAGATCGACTGTGGTGCTCAAGTGGTGCAGCTGTTTGATAGCTGGGCGGGCCGTCTCAACCCGATTGACTATGAAACCTTCGCGCTGCCCTACGAGCAGCAGATTGTCCGTCAGGTGAAGGCAACTCACCCGGATACGCCGTTGATTCTCTATATCAACGACAGTGCTGGTATTTTGGACCGCATGCCTAAATCCGGTGTGGACATCATCAGCGTAGACTGGACCCTAGACATGGCAGAAGCTCGTCAGCGCTTAGGCAAGGTTGCAGTTCAAGGCAACCTCGATCCCTGTGTGTTGTATGGAACCAAAGAGCTAATTCGCGAACGCACTCTAGATGTCATTCGCAAAGCTGGCAACCGGGGCCACATCATGAATTTGGGGCATGGCATTCTGCCGACCACGCCCGAAGAGAATGCTGCCTTCTTCTTTGAAACTGTGAAGCAGGCCGATCACTTGCTAGCTGCCCACCCTTAG